A region from the Janthinobacterium agaricidamnosum genome encodes:
- a CDS encoding MFS transporter — protein MSVPTPRRANGLILLTLAFGFVMAMLDVTAVNVALSDIALDLHIPLTGLVWVVDGYTLTFAALLLAGGALADRYGPKAVYQGGLGVFLLGSVLCGAAPDGYFLTAARLLQGAGAALFMPSSLSLLTHSFDDERERTRMLGAWSALVGVAGASGPLIGGILVHEFGWRSVFWVNVPLGVLAIVMAQLLLVAPARQPRDLSLFSHALGVAALAGLSFVLIEGPVLGWLSPGVLAAGALTVLSAGQLLRRERSGSHPLLPRALFHSSSFGAANGVGFLINFCVFGQLFLLSLFLQQSGGADALQSGLRLLPMMAAYTLGNFMAGSIAARHGTRRPMLAGLLVGAVMALLLMGLRPGTPYGWLALGTAVMNVAIGIAIPAMTATVMRVAGKPHANSAAAALNANRQIGALVGVALIGSILHMLPEWSLRLPLAYATIAAAYGLAAGLVYRHVHVPKAVAA, from the coding sequence ATGTCTGTTCCCACACCGCGCCGCGCCAACGGCTTGATCTTGCTGACCCTGGCCTTCGGCTTCGTCATGGCGATGCTCGACGTCACGGCCGTCAACGTGGCGCTGTCCGATATCGCGCTGGACTTGCATATCCCGCTGACGGGCCTGGTCTGGGTGGTCGACGGCTACACCTTGACGTTTGCCGCGCTGCTGCTGGCCGGCGGCGCGCTGGCCGACCGCTACGGGCCGAAAGCCGTGTACCAGGGCGGCCTCGGCGTCTTCCTGCTCGGCTCGGTGCTGTGCGGCGCCGCGCCCGACGGGTATTTCCTGACGGCCGCGCGCCTGCTGCAGGGGGCGGGCGCGGCCCTGTTCATGCCCAGTTCGCTCAGCCTGCTCACGCACAGCTTTGACGACGAGCGCGAACGCACGCGCATGCTGGGTGCCTGGTCGGCGCTGGTGGGCGTGGCCGGTGCGTCCGGCCCCTTGATCGGCGGTATCCTCGTGCACGAGTTCGGCTGGCGCAGCGTGTTCTGGGTGAACGTGCCGCTGGGCGTGCTGGCCATCGTCATGGCGCAGCTGCTGCTGGTCGCGCCGGCGCGTCAGCCGCGCGATTTGTCGCTGTTCAGCCATGCACTGGGCGTGGCCGCGCTGGCGGGCCTCAGTTTCGTGCTGATCGAAGGGCCCGTGCTGGGCTGGCTGTCGCCGGGCGTGCTGGCGGCGGGGGCCTTGACGGTATTGTCGGCAGGGCAATTGCTGCGGCGCGAGCGCAGCGGCAGCCATCCGCTGTTGCCGCGCGCGCTGTTTCACAGCAGCAGTTTTGGCGCGGCCAATGGCGTGGGTTTTTTGATCAATTTCTGCGTATTCGGCCAGCTGTTCTTATTGAGCCTGTTCCTGCAGCAGTCGGGCGGCGCCGACGCCCTGCAGTCGGGCTTGCGCCTGCTGCCCATGATGGCGGCCTACACGCTGGGGAACTTCATGGCGGGAAGTATCGCGGCGCGCCATGGCACGCGTAGGCCCATGCTGGCCGGCTTGCTGGTGGGCGCCGTGATGGCCTTGCTGCTGATGGGCTTGCGTCCGGGCACGCCGTATGGCTGGCTGGCGCTGGGCACGGCTGTGATGAATGTGGCCATCGGCATCGCCATTCCCGCCATGACGGCCACCGTGATGCGGGTGGCCGGCAAGCCGCATGCGAACAGCGCGGCGGCCGCCCTGAATGCCAACCGCCAGATCGGCGCCCTGGTGGGCGTGGCCCTGATCGGCAGCATCCTGCACATGTTGCCCGAATGGTCGCTGCGCCTGCCGCTGGCCTACGCGACGATTGCCGCCGCGTATGGCCTGGCGGCGGGCCTCGTCTACCGGCATGTGCATGTGCCGAAGGCCGTGGCCGCCTGA
- a CDS encoding LysR family transcriptional regulator: MDWDNARIFLAIGRAGTLRGAAALLGIDQATCGRRLAALESSLGATLFLRTPSGYVPTPAGELALTAAEAMERAADKLQREMQGVDNRLSGMVRVATTDTMASHFVIRAMQRLHAAHPDIRIVLNVAPALASLTRREADLAVRGVRPTDPDLISRHLVKRSLGLYASKTYLAERGEPVRGTALAGHDIVIYHQSVTPRHAEKIAGESVANARVAMEVNSAAMLQEATRAGLGVAELATHLGDIDPQLVRIWPERAESYDVWLVMHADLNRSARVRAAADAIIASVAGPAH; this comes from the coding sequence TTGGATTGGGATAACGCGCGCATCTTTCTCGCCATCGGGCGGGCCGGCACCCTGCGCGGCGCGGCCGCCCTGCTGGGCATCGACCAGGCCACGTGCGGGCGCCGCCTGGCCGCGCTGGAAAGCTCGCTGGGCGCCACCCTGTTCCTGCGCACGCCATCGGGCTACGTGCCCACGCCGGCCGGCGAGCTGGCGCTGACGGCGGCCGAAGCAATGGAGCGGGCGGCCGACAAGCTGCAGCGCGAGATGCAGGGCGTCGACAACCGTTTAAGCGGCATGGTGCGCGTGGCCACCACGGACACCATGGCCAGCCATTTCGTCATCCGCGCCATGCAGCGGCTGCACGCGGCCCACCCGGACATCCGCATCGTGCTCAACGTGGCGCCCGCGCTGGCCAGCCTGACGCGGCGCGAGGCGGACCTGGCCGTGCGCGGCGTGCGCCCCACCGACCCGGACCTGATCTCGCGCCACCTGGTCAAACGCAGCCTTGGCCTGTACGCCTCGAAAACCTATCTGGCCGAACGGGGCGAACCCGTGCGCGGCACGGCGCTGGCCGGCCACGACATCGTCATCTACCACCAGTCCGTGACGCCGCGCCACGCAGAGAAAATCGCCGGCGAATCCGTCGCCAACGCCCGGGTCGCCATGGAAGTGAACTCGGCGGCCATGCTGCAGGAAGCCACGCGCGCGGGCCTGGGCGTGGCCGAGCTGGCGACTCATCTAGGCGACATCGACCCGCAGCTCGTGCGCATCTGGCCCGAGCGGGCGGAAAGCTACGACGTGTGGCTGGTCATGCACGCGGACCTGAACCGCTCGGCCCGCGTGCGGGCGGCGGCTGACGCCATCATTGCCAGCGTGGCCGGCCCGGCGCACTAG
- a CDS encoding MlaE family ABC transporter permease encodes MTLSVSLIISLRRLHRATMAWLVSWWRMLHFAILVFSLALSPSSYNRDNRPILAHRLVTNTAPNLVWFSVACALVSLVLIRIVVVSAQSYGLSRYALEMVVRVLVLELIPLTAALFVALRLTLPDGIAFAQMRSSGMLDTMQRQGIDLLRREYFPRVMSGIFAVWMLAIVSCVTSLILAYLTIYGFTPWALQGYTRVVGQIFNPAVALILMLKVIFFSFAVALIPLASSYYPEDPHGRRNRLWAAHGLSEMLRLFSVILLIEVASLMGNYY; translated from the coding sequence ATGACCCTATCCGTCTCCCTCATCATCAGCCTGCGCCGCCTGCACCGGGCCACCATGGCCTGGCTGGTCAGCTGGTGGCGCATGCTGCATTTCGCCATCCTCGTGTTTTCGCTGGCCCTGTCGCCATCGAGCTATAACCGCGACAACCGCCCCATCCTCGCGCACCGGCTGGTAACGAACACGGCGCCCAATCTCGTGTGGTTCAGCGTGGCCTGCGCGCTCGTCAGCCTGGTGCTGATCCGCATCGTCGTCGTCAGCGCCCAAAGCTACGGCCTGTCGCGCTATGCGCTGGAAATGGTGGTGCGCGTGCTAGTGCTGGAATTGATACCGCTGACGGCCGCCCTGTTCGTGGCCCTGCGCCTGACCCTGCCCGACGGCATTGCTTTCGCGCAAATGCGCTCGTCCGGCATGCTCGATACCATGCAGCGCCAGGGCATCGACCTGTTGCGCCGCGAATATTTTCCACGTGTCATGTCGGGCATCTTCGCCGTGTGGATGCTGGCCATCGTCAGCTGCGTCACCTCGCTGATCCTCGCCTATCTCACCATCTACGGTTTCACGCCATGGGCGCTGCAAGGCTACACGCGCGTGGTGGGGCAGATCTTCAATCCGGCCGTGGCGCTGATCCTGATGCTCAAGGTCATCTTCTTCAGCTTTGCCGTGGCCCTGATCCCGCTGGCCTCCTCGTACTATCCGGAAGACCCGCACGGCCGGCGCAACCGCCTGTGGGCCGCGCACGGCCTGTCCGAAATGCTGCGCCTGTTTTCCGTCATCCTGCTGATCGAAGTGGCTTCGCTGATGGGCAATTACTACTGA
- a CDS encoding MlaD family protein, with protein sequence MSQPQNPDQVDVTAPAGLAQDSVLPAPPPVRHAELKAAILLIFMFVLVVGSVVYLMYARGAFEATQTLVLTADDSDGVGVGADLTFSGFPIGRVQRIELAPDGRARVIVDVPRKDAHWLRSSSIFTLERGIVGGAKLRAYSGILTDPPLPDDATRDLLVGDMAAEIPRLLAAAKDLLNNVATLTGSDSALDGTLRNVQAVTGKLSGPGGAMGLLTGDDKQSRLLVERANALLVTADQLARRTDGLVANADTRVFGDKGVMTDAQATIVQLNALLADTRASLKKVDAVLVEAQAVGANARAATADLGPLRADVESNLRKVEQLVNEINRKWPFKRNPEIKLP encoded by the coding sequence ATGAGCCAACCGCAAAATCCCGACCAGGTCGACGTCACGGCGCCCGCCGGTCTCGCGCAAGATAGTGTCCTGCCCGCCCCGCCGCCCGTGCGCCACGCCGAACTGAAGGCGGCCATCCTGCTCATCTTCATGTTCGTGCTGGTGGTCGGCTCCGTCGTCTACCTGATGTATGCGCGCGGCGCCTTCGAAGCCACGCAAACCCTGGTGCTGACGGCCGATGACTCGGACGGCGTGGGCGTGGGCGCCGACCTGACCTTTTCCGGCTTTCCCATCGGCCGCGTGCAGCGCATCGAACTGGCGCCGGACGGCCGCGCACGCGTCATCGTCGACGTGCCGCGCAAGGACGCGCACTGGCTGCGCAGCAGCTCCATCTTCACCTTGGAGCGGGGCATCGTGGGCGGCGCCAAGCTGCGCGCCTACAGCGGCATCCTGACGGACCCGCCGCTGCCCGACGACGCCACGCGCGACTTGCTGGTGGGCGACATGGCGGCGGAAATCCCCCGCCTGCTGGCCGCCGCCAAGGATTTGCTGAACAACGTGGCGACCCTGACGGGCAGCGATTCCGCGCTCGACGGCACCTTGCGCAATGTGCAGGCCGTGACGGGCAAGCTGAGCGGCCCCGGCGGCGCCATGGGCTTGCTGACGGGCGACGACAAGCAGTCGCGCCTGCTCGTCGAGCGGGCCAACGCCCTGCTGGTCACTGCCGACCAGCTGGCGCGCCGCACGGATGGTCTGGTGGCCAATGCCGATACGCGCGTGTTTGGCGACAAGGGCGTGATGACGGATGCGCAAGCGACCATCGTGCAGCTGAACGCGCTGCTGGCCGACACCCGCGCCAGCCTGAAAAAAGTCGACGCCGTGCTGGTCGAGGCGCAAGCCGTGGGCGCCAACGCCAGGGCGGCCACGGCCGACCTGGGCCCGCTGCGCGCCGATGTGGAAAGCAATCTGCGCAAGGTCGAACAGCTGGTCAATGAAATCAACCGCAAATGGCCGTTCAAGCGCAATCCGGAGATCAAACTGCCATGA
- a CDS encoding ATP-binding protein, producing the protein MQFEDFDLSTPDTGRHAGAAPGDEAPAATAVRLQYLLDNTPSIIYCTVPSGDFKMTFVSNNALNVLGYQPEDMVADPNFWFDHIHPDDAPGIFSSLAQIFVEGARAYEYRFRVRDGSYLWMHDSLRLVRDEHGVPFEVIGSLTDITERKGMEAMLQARGEEQQLLISKLQEAHDQLLQSEKMASIGQLAAGIAHEINNPIGFVNSNMSSLQGYVGTLFGVIGQYEAAMRETPDGPALAARVAEVRAQADLAFLQDDMVDLVRESMDGLKRVRDIVQALKDFSHVGETDWQVASLHAGLDSTLNIVANELKYKARIEKHYGELPPILCLASQLNQVFMNLLVNAGQAISSDGVISIRTGHAGDWVWVEIGDTGAGIAPEHLNRIFEPFFTTKAVGSGTGLGLSLSYGIVNKHGGRIEVASEVGQGTRFTVHLPLQPPTAAAANA; encoded by the coding sequence ATGCAGTTCGAGGATTTCGACCTTTCCACTCCCGATACCGGCCGGCATGCCGGGGCGGCGCCTGGCGATGAAGCACCGGCGGCTACGGCCGTGCGCCTGCAATACCTGCTCGACAATACGCCCTCCATCATCTATTGCACCGTGCCCAGCGGCGACTTCAAGATGACTTTTGTCAGCAACAATGCCTTGAACGTGCTGGGCTACCAGCCCGAGGACATGGTCGCCGATCCCAATTTCTGGTTCGACCACATCCACCCCGACGATGCGCCCGGCATCTTTTCCAGCCTGGCGCAGATCTTTGTCGAAGGCGCCCGCGCCTATGAATACCGTTTCCGCGTGCGCGACGGCAGCTATCTGTGGATGCACGACAGCCTGCGCCTCGTGCGCGACGAGCACGGCGTGCCGTTCGAGGTGATCGGCTCGCTGACGGATATCACGGAACGCAAGGGCATGGAAGCGATGCTGCAGGCGCGCGGCGAAGAGCAGCAACTACTGATCAGCAAGTTACAGGAAGCGCACGACCAGCTGCTGCAATCGGAAAAGATGGCGTCCATCGGCCAGCTGGCGGCCGGCATCGCGCACGAAATCAATAACCCGATCGGCTTCGTCAATTCCAACATGAGTTCGCTGCAAGGCTATGTCGGCACCCTGTTCGGCGTGATCGGGCAATACGAAGCGGCGATGCGCGAAACGCCCGACGGCCCGGCCCTGGCCGCCCGCGTGGCCGAGGTGCGCGCGCAGGCCGACCTGGCCTTCCTGCAGGACGACATGGTCGATCTGGTGCGCGAATCGATGGATGGCTTGAAACGCGTGCGCGACATCGTGCAGGCGCTGAAGGATTTTTCCCACGTGGGCGAGACGGACTGGCAGGTGGCCAGCCTGCATGCGGGCCTGGACAGCACCCTCAATATCGTCGCCAACGAGTTGAAATACAAGGCGCGCATCGAGAAGCACTATGGCGAGCTGCCGCCGATCCTGTGCCTGGCCTCGCAGCTGAACCAGGTGTTCATGAACCTGCTCGTCAACGCAGGCCAGGCCATCAGCAGCGACGGCGTGATCAGCATCCGCACGGGCCACGCGGGCGACTGGGTGTGGGTGGAAATCGGCGACACGGGCGCCGGCATCGCGCCCGAGCACCTGAACCGCATCTTTGAGCCGTTCTTCACCACCAAGGCCGTGGGCAGCGGCACGGGTTTGGGCCTGTCCCTCTCGTACGGCATCGTCAACAAGCACGGCGGACGCATCGAGGTGGCCTCGGAAGTGGGCCAGGGCACGCGCTTTACCGTGCACCTGCCGCTGCAGCCGCCCACCGCCGCGGCCGCGAACGCCTAG
- a CDS encoding HD domain-containing phosphohydrolase: MSTSTSTSTSTSASTSTAAAPPTILCVDDEPNILSSLRRLFRPHGYRVLTADGGAAGLALLESETVDLVISDMRMPHMDGAQFLAQVRQRWPGTIRLLLTGYADIQSILDAINQGEIYRYVTKPWDENDIVLVVRHALERRALEQEKRRLEALTASQNVELQALNASLEAKVATRTQQLKQSHDEVQAANERLKATFVTTIKVFSNLIEMRGGKLAGHARRVAELSRKLAQALGLEGQEARDVFIAALLKDIGKLSLSDDVLELPASAWTGEQLAAFRKHPLRAEQLLMALDELRAVSVILRSQLERFDGGGFPDGLVGLAIPMGARILALASDYDGLQIGAMVQRSLRADEARTLIYDSIGKRYDPAVVAAFRGIMEETEPPARDLTVLSGQLEPGMVLSRDLISRDGLMLLAAEHVLTARVIAQLLDFEGKNGGRLSIRVYAPVKDA; this comes from the coding sequence ATGAGCACGAGCACTAGCACTAGCACTAGTACCAGCGCCAGCACCAGCACCGCGGCCGCGCCGCCCACCATCCTGTGCGTCGACGACGAACCGAATATCCTGTCGTCGCTGCGGCGGCTGTTCCGCCCGCACGGCTACCGCGTGCTGACGGCCGACGGCGGCGCGGCCGGCCTGGCCCTGCTCGAGAGCGAAACGGTGGACCTGGTCATCTCCGACATGCGCATGCCGCACATGGATGGCGCGCAGTTCCTGGCCCAGGTGCGCCAGCGCTGGCCCGGCACCATCCGCCTGCTGCTGACCGGTTATGCCGATATCCAGTCCATCCTCGACGCCATCAACCAGGGCGAAATCTACCGCTACGTGACCAAGCCGTGGGACGAGAACGATATCGTGCTGGTGGTGCGCCACGCGCTGGAACGGCGCGCGCTGGAACAGGAAAAACGGCGCCTGGAAGCGTTGACGGCCAGCCAGAACGTGGAGCTGCAGGCGCTCAACGCCAGCCTGGAAGCGAAGGTGGCCACGCGCACGCAGCAGCTGAAACAGTCGCACGACGAGGTGCAGGCGGCCAACGAGCGCCTGAAAGCCACGTTCGTGACGACGATCAAGGTGTTTTCCAACCTGATCGAAATGCGCGGCGGCAAGCTGGCCGGCCATGCGCGGCGGGTGGCCGAGCTGTCGCGCAAGCTGGCGCAGGCGCTGGGCCTGGAAGGGCAGGAGGCGCGCGACGTGTTCATCGCGGCCTTGCTCAAGGATATCGGCAAGCTCAGCCTCAGCGACGACGTGCTGGAACTGCCGGCCAGCGCCTGGACGGGCGAGCAGCTGGCCGCGTTCCGCAAGCATCCGCTGCGCGCCGAACAGCTGCTGATGGCGCTCGACGAGCTGCGCGCCGTTTCCGTGATCCTGCGCTCGCAGCTGGAGCGCTTCGACGGCGGCGGCTTTCCCGATGGCCTGGTGGGCCTGGCCATTCCCATGGGCGCGCGCATCCTGGCGCTGGCGTCCGACTACGACGGCTTGCAGATCGGCGCCATGGTGCAGCGCAGCCTGCGCGCCGACGAAGCGCGCACCCTGATCTACGACAGCATCGGCAAGCGCTACGACCCGGCCGTGGTGGCCGCTTTCCGCGGCATCATGGAGGAGACGGAGCCGCCGGCGCGCGACCTGACCGTGCTGTCGGGCCAGCTGGAACCGGGCATGGTGCTGTCGCGCGACCTGATCAGCCGCGACGGCCTGATGCTGCTGGCGGCCGAACACGTGCTGACGGCCCGCGTGATCGCCCAGCTGCTCGATTTCGAAGGCAAGAATGGCGGGCGCCTCAGCATCCGCGTGTACGCGCCCGTGAAGGACGCCTAG
- a CDS encoding ATP-binding protein: METDAGQALPAMPERRQGDTIALSAFFDGHPVATFAIDTNHVVTHWNSACEQLLGFTAAEMVGTRDHWKAFYPQPRACLADLLVADDIALGENDLYLGKLKRSPVIPGAFEAEDFFADIGPDGHWLHFTAAPLRDRQGRLVGAIETLRDVSERRLAELALRKAHDNLEHLVAKRTAQLAEMNERLADDIRQRQIADLELRERNLALTELNSKLSLAQQKLLQSEKLASIGQLAAGVAHEINNPIGYVFSNVGTLEGYLDDLFSMLDAYEDAEPAVADPVVAARLRALREQIDLDFLRTDIPMLMGESKEGISRVRRIVQDLKDFSRTDAHQEWVWADLRQGIDTTLNIVNNEVKYKADVVREYGDIPDIECQPSELNQVIMNLVVNAAHAMGEARGRITLRTGSDNATEVWIEVEDTGGGIAPEHLSRIFDPFFTTKAVGKGTGLGLSLAYTTVQKHHGRIDVRSIIGRGTTFRITLPVRQAQPVTP, from the coding sequence ATGGAAACAGATGCAGGACAGGCGCTGCCCGCCATGCCGGAACGCCGCCAGGGCGACACCATCGCGCTGTCGGCATTTTTCGACGGCCATCCCGTGGCCACTTTCGCCATCGATACGAACCACGTGGTGACGCACTGGAACAGCGCCTGCGAACAGTTGCTGGGCTTTACGGCCGCCGAAATGGTCGGCACGCGCGACCACTGGAAGGCGTTTTATCCGCAGCCGCGCGCCTGCCTGGCCGACCTGCTGGTGGCCGACGATATCGCGCTCGGCGAAAATGACCTTTACCTTGGCAAGCTGAAGCGTTCTCCCGTGATCCCCGGCGCCTTCGAGGCCGAGGATTTCTTTGCCGATATCGGGCCCGACGGCCACTGGCTGCATTTCACGGCGGCGCCCCTGCGAGACCGCCAGGGACGCCTGGTGGGCGCCATCGAAACCCTGCGCGACGTGAGCGAGCGGCGCCTGGCGGAACTGGCGCTGCGCAAGGCGCACGACAATCTGGAACACCTGGTGGCCAAGCGCACGGCCCAGCTGGCGGAAATGAACGAACGCCTGGCCGACGATATCCGCCAGCGCCAGATCGCCGATCTGGAACTGCGCGAGCGCAACCTGGCCCTGACGGAATTGAACAGCAAGCTGTCGCTGGCCCAGCAAAAGCTGCTGCAGTCGGAAAAACTGGCGTCGATCGGCCAGCTGGCCGCCGGCGTGGCGCACGAGATCAACAATCCCATCGGCTATGTGTTTTCCAATGTCGGCACCCTGGAAGGTTATCTGGATGACCTGTTCAGCATGCTCGACGCCTACGAGGACGCCGAGCCGGCCGTCGCCGACCCCGTGGTGGCGGCGCGCCTGCGCGCGCTGCGCGAACAGATCGACCTCGATTTCCTGCGCACCGACATTCCCATGCTGATGGGCGAGTCGAAGGAAGGCATTTCGCGCGTGCGCCGCATCGTGCAGGACCTGAAGGATTTTTCGCGCACGGATGCGCACCAGGAGTGGGTCTGGGCCGACCTGCGCCAGGGCATCGATACCACGCTCAACATCGTGAACAACGAGGTCAAGTACAAGGCCGACGTGGTGCGCGAATATGGCGACATTCCCGATATCGAATGCCAGCCTTCCGAACTGAACCAGGTGATCATGAACCTCGTCGTCAACGCGGCCCACGCCATGGGCGAGGCGCGCGGACGCATCACCCTGCGCACGGGCAGCGACAACGCCACGGAAGTGTGGATCGAAGTCGAGGACACGGGCGGCGGCATCGCGCCCGAACACCTGTCGCGCATCTTCGACCCGTTCTTTACCACCAAGGCGGTCGGCAAGGGCACGGGACTGGGCCTGTCGCTGGCCTACACGACGGTGCAGAAACACCATGGCCGCATCGACGTGCGCAGCATCATCGGCCGCGGCACCACCTTCCGCATCACCTTGCCCGTGCGCCAGGCGCAGCCCGTCACACCATGA
- a CDS encoding HDOD domain-containing protein, whose protein sequence is MTRLSFEHIIRQIQELPSLPVVVLELLSSMDQDDTDVHVLAQKIELDQGLAAKTLRIANSSFYGMQSKVTSIPQAVSVLGFHSIRTVVTACALTGSFAPVSGGFDFQAFWRHSLATAIAARLLAPHLRVNPETAFTAGLLHDLGTLVLVTRFPAEHALVRSYRQAHDCQMAEAELAVIGIDHAQVGRALAAYWKFPEAIQQAVADHHAIDRLEAGGLPLAVHMANAVALALDLAGVDDALVPPLSPAGWRSVALDEQAWLALLAQTEHTFDEMSRIMLA, encoded by the coding sequence ATGACACGGCTCAGCTTTGAACATATCATCCGCCAGATACAGGAACTGCCTTCGCTGCCGGTGGTCGTGCTGGAACTGCTGTCGAGCATGGATCAGGACGACACGGACGTGCACGTGCTGGCGCAAAAGATCGAGCTGGACCAGGGCCTGGCGGCGAAGACCCTGCGTATCGCCAATTCCTCGTTCTACGGCATGCAATCGAAGGTCACCAGCATTCCGCAAGCCGTATCCGTGCTGGGCTTTCACAGCATCCGCACCGTCGTCACGGCCTGCGCCCTGACGGGCAGCTTCGCGCCGGTGAGCGGCGGCTTCGATTTCCAGGCATTCTGGCGCCATTCGCTGGCCACGGCCATCGCCGCGCGCCTGCTGGCGCCGCACTTGCGCGTCAATCCCGAAACGGCGTTCACGGCCGGCCTGCTGCACGACCTGGGCACCCTGGTGCTGGTGACGCGCTTCCCGGCCGAGCACGCCCTCGTGCGCAGCTACCGCCAGGCGCACGACTGCCAGATGGCCGAGGCGGAACTGGCCGTCATCGGCATCGACCACGCGCAGGTGGGCCGCGCCCTGGCCGCCTACTGGAAGTTTCCCGAGGCAATACAGCAGGCGGTGGCCGACCACCATGCCATCGACCGGCTGGAAGCGGGCGGCTTGCCGCTGGCCGTGCACATGGCCAATGCCGTCGCCCTGGCGCTCGATCTGGCCGGGGTCGACGATGCGCTGGTGCCGCCGCTGTCGCCGGCGGGCTGGCGCAGCGTCGCGCTGGATGAGCAGGCCTGGCTGGCGCTGCTGGCGCAAACGGAACACACCTTCGATGAAATGTCGCGGATCATGCTGGCATGA
- a CDS encoding response regulator, protein MDVHDEHGMPGMAALAADAGQQPAAAPRTLLLVDDEPNILASLKRLLRRDGYHIITANSGQEGLDVLASHAVDVIVSDQRMPGMLGADFLRKAKLLCPQTIRIMLSGYTELQAVTDAVNEGAIFKFLTKPWEDHQLREHIAEAFRLKGIDDDNVRLNAQLRDANQALAAANAAMQALVRQQQHQISRDEVSLGIARELLQFLPLPVIGLDEDGMIAFINAAAANLFERGAALLGNEAAIVLPQLFDGQGAPCLAAIDGQPYTVAVHPMGLHSRSRGSLVTLSRHGADT, encoded by the coding sequence ATGGATGTGCACGACGAGCATGGCATGCCGGGTATGGCGGCGCTGGCGGCGGACGCCGGGCAGCAGCCTGCGGCGGCGCCGCGCACCTTGCTGCTGGTCGATGACGAGCCCAATATCCTCGCTTCCCTCAAGCGCCTGCTGCGGCGCGATGGCTACCATATCATTACGGCCAACAGCGGCCAGGAAGGGCTGGACGTGCTGGCCAGCCATGCCGTCGACGTGATCGTGTCGGACCAGCGCATGCCGGGCATGCTGGGCGCCGACTTCCTGCGCAAGGCCAAGCTGCTGTGTCCGCAAACCATCCGCATCATGCTGTCCGGTTATACCGAGTTGCAGGCCGTCACGGACGCCGTCAACGAGGGCGCCATCTTCAAGTTTCTCACCAAGCCCTGGGAAGACCATCAGCTGCGCGAGCATATCGCCGAAGCCTTTCGCCTGAAGGGCATCGACGACGACAATGTGCGCCTCAATGCGCAGCTGCGCGACGCCAACCAGGCGCTGGCGGCGGCCAATGCCGCCATGCAGGCGCTGGTGCGCCAGCAGCAGCATCAGATCAGCCGCGACGAGGTCAGCCTCGGCATCGCGCGCGAATTGCTGCAATTTCTGCCGCTGCCCGTGATCGGCCTCGATGAGGACGGCATGATCGCCTTCATCAACGCGGCGGCGGCCAACCTGTTCGAACGGGGCGCGGCCCTGCTGGGCAACGAGGCGGCGATCGTCTTGCCGCAATTGTTTGACGGGCAGGGCGCGCCTTGCCTGGCAGCCATCGATGGCCAGCCATATACCGTGGCGGTCCATCCGATGGGCCTGCATTCGCGCTCGCGCGGCAGCCTGGTCACCCTGAGTCGTCATGGAGCGGATACATGA